From Rutidosis leptorrhynchoides isolate AG116_Rl617_1_P2 chromosome 3, CSIRO_AGI_Rlap_v1, whole genome shotgun sequence, a single genomic window includes:
- the LOC139900031 gene encoding uncharacterized protein: MLKLVACSRVLKHAVTCRSSIPFCPPSSSVTSQFINTTSFRLYFTNAFEPQKRHDYYMDPPSTADLLDRFLRRLIRTSKRIRSFLPRNVKVVKPSSKKEDADGLYYLIHLKGVGPEKVKVSVDHGTILIEGNNTDIYIKYVCWVDLPDIDIPDKRFKTRDIKAEVDPHGTVKLIIPKLKKKESVYNVNLGTVDEMLDFD; encoded by the exons ATGTTAAAGCTCGTTGCTTGTTCGCGTGTTCTAAAACATGCGGTGACCTGCAGATCTTCTATCCCGTTCTGTCCACCATCATCATCTGTGACGTCACAGTTTATAAACACAACAAGTTTTCGCCTTTATTTTACTAATGCATTTGAGCCCCAAAAACGCCATGATTATTATATGGACCCCCCTTCAACTGCAG ATCTATTGGATCGATTTCTTCGAAGACTAATCCGGACCTCAAAGAGGATTAGGTCTTTTCTTCCACGTAATGTAAAGGTGGTTAAACCAAGCAGTAAAAAGGAAGATGCTGACGGTCTCTACTATCTCATTCATTTGAAAGGAGTGGGGCCGGAGAAGGTGAAGGTGTCCGTTGATCACGGCACTATCTTAATCGAAGGCAACAATAccgatatatatataaagtatgttTGCTGGGTTGATTTGCCAGATATAGATATACCAGATAAGAGGTTTAAAACTAGGGATATCAAGGCTGAGGTTGATCCCCATGGAACAGTGAAGTTAATTATTCCCAAGCTGAAGAAAAAGGAATCGGTGTATAATGTCAATTTAGGAACTGTTGATGAAATGCTTGATTTCGATTAA